tgctggggttTGTCCCCTTCAGCCACATGGGAGATATTCCCTGCTGTTCCAGGCTTCCAGGTCCCAGCAGGAACCAGGCGGTTGAGGAAGTTTCCTGTGGCCGTGGACACCACTGTGGAGAGAGGACTGGGCACCCTGTTGGTCATGGTGGGGGTGGCTGTAGCCTCCTCCTTGGCTTGGAAAACAGTGCTTTCTGAGCCCCcggtggggtgggctggggcctGCGAGGTTGAGGATGTTCCCTGAGGAATCCCCTTGGAAGGGGCTGAGACACTGGCATTGAAGGCAGCCTGGGTGGGCCCCGCGGTGGCTGTGAAGACCCCAGAGCTGGTAGATGGAGGTCTGTCGGTGCCAGGGGTGACAGTAAGCCAGGAGTCACTGTGGCTGGGGCCATCCTGTGGGTCACCGCGGGGGCGCTGAGAAGGCACTGGGGCAGGTTGTGGgctggcaggggcacctgaggcTACTGTGGTGTCCGGCTCCTCTCCTTGGCTGGTGAAAGTGGAACCACCCCCCTGGTCTGCTCTGCTAAGGCCTGGCTTGTCCTCTGCAGGCACAAGGGGGTTGGTGGGTGGTGCCCACGAGGTCCTGCTGGGCGCCATGGTTGTGGTCACTGTCTGGGGCTGTGGTGAGGAAGAAGAACCCCAGAGTGGGTtcctgggggtgagggtggaggggtcAGTTTCTACAGACCCTGTAAAGTTGCCTTTGTAGATCTGAAAGATCTTCCCTAGGGGCCTCTTCTGCCCCAGATGTGTGGAGCTCTGATTTCGTCCCCGctggccttccttcctcccagagTGGCCACTGGGTGCAGGCAGGACAGAGCGTGATGAACTGCCGGCCCCCTTTCGGGAAGAGCCTGGGGGCCTGGGAGGCCTGCGCGTGGTAGCCCGGGTGGGTGCTGTGGTGGGACGGCTGCTGGCTCCTGTTGGCTTTGTCAGCAGGATGGTGGGTGCAGCTTCTCCCTGGGGGCGGCCCTCTGAGGGGGAGGATGTGGTTGCCATGGCAGTAGGAAGGGGCCCTGTGGGCAGTGGGCCTTCAGAATGTGGGGTGGTTGCTGTCGCCATAATGGTGGAGATGGTGTTTGTAGGAGGGTGTCCATCTGGATGGGGTGCTGTCATTGCCATGGGAGCTGCAGCCTGTGAGGAGGGTCCATCAGGATAGGGGGTCAGTGTCACCACAGAAGTGGGTGCAGTTGCCATGGATGAGTGTCTGGTAGAGCTGAGGGATTCTGTCACCATGGTGCCTGGGGTGGTGCCTGAGGGGAGAACCTGAAGAGATTCTCTGGGAGATGGTTCCTGGGTGGCAAATACCAGTGCTTCGGTCAGTGCCAAGATCAGGAGGAAGCCttgagaagaagacagagagaagaggtgaAATGCCTGGGgaatagctcagagtctggaccttCCTTACCCATGAACCTGTAAAGCTCTGGGAACTCAAAGGAAACGTTGGGAGTATTCCGGAGGTCCACACTGCCATCCTGACCCTCATCAGATACAAGATCATGTGAAGTTGGGCAGGTCTATTAAGTAGGTGCTACCCAGCACTGTTGGGGAGAGGAAGCTAAGCTGGTCAGGACCATCCTTTGCTAAGTGCCTGTGAAACACCATCAGCCCTCCACCCAAAAGCAGCTTCTGAGAACAGGCTGGGCTGGGTGTAGGAAGAAGGCTTGTGGCCTCTGAGTGTCTGCTACCCCTCTGCAGCCAGAGGGTGGTCAAGGCCAGGTTGATCAAAGGGAAGCTGGCAGCTCTATGTGGAATGCTTACATAAGCAGAGCTGACCAACTCTCATGCCCTTTCTGAATCTTCCATTTATGGACTAGACAAAGGCAGAAATGGTCAGAAATGCTCTCTTTCTTCAAACCCACTCACCAGGCAAGTAGGGAGGGTCTCCAGACCTCTCCTTGACCCTAGAGGACAAAAAATGAACAGGGCAGTCTCTGGCTCTGGGTGAGCTCAAAGAAATCCACAAACAATCCTAAAGCAAGGCAGCGACATCTCAGTGCCATACAAGAGCAACAGGCAGAGGGGGACAAGGGTCCAGAGGGTGACCAGATCTGGTGCCCAtacagcacttagcacagagcctaaaagAGATGCACACTGTGAACACCAGCTGGTTTTGTGGTTCTCATTAATGTTAACTGCTTTTCCTGTGGTGTTCATGTGGCTGAACTCTCTGTGGAAAATCACTTGTGATGCCCAGCCTTTTGAGTAGGAGGATGCCTTTTgagcattaaaagaaaatcatgagtTTTGCATGATGATCAGCGTGTATGCTTTTGGCTCATTGAGAAAATGCACAAGGACAAAaacctataaatttaaaaatacttctaaatgTATGTAGATTTTATGAATCATAATAGCATGTGccacattttacaaataacaCACCACATATAAATGTGAGACATAGGATCTGTTCAGATTATAAACTGGAAGACTGGTCACCCCAATAGAATACATGGGCTGAGAAGAACTGGTCTCCACTGCTGAGGTGTAGCCTGACAGACTTCTAAGGTCTGATTCTGACCTGTGAACTCCTCCTTGTACTTATGAAACCCCTCCTGGTCACTCTCATGCCCTTCCTTCAGCTCTGCTGGCCACCCAGACAATGGTAGAGATCTGTCACTATCTGGTAACTCTCTGGGagctgccctcccccaccagatTCAAGCAAGACAAATGGCCAAAGCAGGGGCCCGGGCAGTGATTTCTGCATGTGTGGGACAGTCAGCAAAGCTGCTGACGGGAAGACAGGGGCCCTGGTGAGCTTTCAGAAACAGAAGGGGAGATCATCTCCTGGCATTCCTTTGAAAGGAGGCCCGGGATCACCACTGAGGCCACCTCTGACTTATGTGGAGTGGGGAAGAGTCTGAGCGTGGACCTGCTCCCCGTACTCTGCACTTCTAAATTAGTAGGTGGAAGGAGGCCAAGGGACTGCAGATCGAACGGACTGTAGCACATACAGTCTCTAGGACCAACAGTTTGTCCTAAGcgacatattttttcttctaaactttCATTGGTGACCTAAACCATGTAACAACTGTAAGCTCTGTTTGTTCAAGTCAATCCTAAAAACTGTTTACAGAGCACCTGCTCTGACCCAGTCTCTCACGcttgatttaatcctcacaaccactcGACAGGGCAGGAAATTGAGATTTCAGGTAGATTAACTAACATGTTCAAAGTCCCACAGTAGCCACAGTATATGAAACCGACTATGTCTAAGATGCCTGCTTTTCCTGGTCAGCCACACCAGTGatgcaggaggaggaaggggctgaCAGGAAGTTGCTGTGCCACGGTGCTCTGATGGGTTCAGGGTTTTTCTAACTCCTCTCTTGCAGTCAAACACCACAGGGACAATCTGTTCTTATGGCTGGGAGTCTTGACCTTGGATGTTTTGAGAGACATTCTCTTATGAGCCTCATAAATTTACTCATAAGTTCCTTGGTTCAATATAAGTGTTAAAGATTGAAttgtttcccccaaattcatatgttgaagctctaacccctaGCACCTCAGAATGTCACTGTATTTGGTGACAGGGCCTTTAAAAGGGGTTATTAAGTTAAACGAGGCCATTAGGGGTGGTCCCTAATCCAACCTGACTGGTGTCTTCATAAGAGGAGATTAAGACACACAGAGTGATGCAGACATGAttgtgcacagaggaaaggccatgtgaggacacagtgagaaggtggccatcttcAAGTCAAAGGGAGAGGTCTTATCAGAAACCAATCCTGTCAGTACCTTGATCCTGgtcttctagcctctagaactgtgagaaaataaatttgtgttgtttaagcacCCCAGcctgtgatactttgttacagcagcctgaactaagacaggTGTCTTATCTTATATTACAGATATCTCAGAAACAGGAAAGGGAGAGACCAGGGCTTGTGTGAAAGTAGCTTATTTTGGGAAGTGATCCAAGGGGACAAACATGGGGGTCTGAGATGAgttaaatagagaaaatcaacctGAGCGTAGGTTATGAGTTGATCATGATGAGCAACTCCTATTTCCTGGGGACCTCTGAGGGGCTGAGTAGACCGCACCTCAAACTGAGTGAGAAGAGCACTCACTTACCCAGCAGCTCCCGTCTCCACTGGTCCAGGGCTGCTCCCCAGCTGCTCATCCCTCTGTACTTCCTCACTCCTGCACGAGGCCCACAGCCCATGTGGCTGAATAAGAGAAGCCCTGGGCAGAGGGGCTGTCAGGGAATGTCTGTGCCCAGCTGGTGGCTGGAGTGAcagctggaattaaaattaagggCCCAGAGGAGTCCTGGGGTCGAACACCAGATGTGTTGGAGACAATCAGAAACCAGAGACCAAGGACATGGCAGTCTTTTGGCAGCAGCACCAAGGGCAGTGCAAAGCTTTCAGAGACCCTGAGTGATCCCAGTGACAGGcctgggagtgggagaggagccaccctggcctccagaacttcTGCAGCACTCTAGAGGCAGAGGGGTTAACACATCCTAGTCTTTAAAAGACTTGGGAAGGGAAATGTTCCTGACTTTCCCACTGGGAACATTCCAGGGACTAAAATCCTCCCGCTGGGAAGTAATATGACTACAATCATTTCTTGCTATAAGACTTACAGT
This genomic stretch from Acinonyx jubatus isolate Ajub_Pintada_27869175 chromosome C2, VMU_Ajub_asm_v1.0, whole genome shotgun sequence harbors:
- the TMEM108 gene encoding transmembrane protein 108 isoform X3; its protein translation is MKPSNLPSFLLILALTEALVFATQEPSPRESLQVLPSGTTPGTMVTESLSSTRHSSMATAPTSVVTLTPYPDGPSSQAAAPMAMTAPHPDGHPPTNTISTIMATATTPHSEGPLPTGPLPTAMATTSSPSEGRPQGEAAPTILLTKPTGASSRPTTAPTRATTRRPPRPPGSSRKGAGSSSRSVLPAPSGHSGRKEGQRGRNQSSTHLGQKRPLGKIFQIYKGNFTGSVETDPSTLTPRNPLWGSSSSPQPQTVTTTMAPSRTSWAPPTNPLVPAEDKPGLSRADQGGGSTFTSQGEEPDTTVASGAPASPQPAPVPSQRPRGDPQDGPSHSDSWLTVTPGTDRPPSTSSGVFTATAGPTQAAFNASVSAPSKGIPQGTSSTSQAPAHPTGGSESTVFQAKEEATATPTMTNRVPSPLSTVVSTATGNFLNRLVPAGTWKPGTAGNISHVAEGDKPQHRATICLSKMDIAWVILAISVPISSCSVLLTVCCLRRKKKTANPENNLSYWNNAITMDYFNKHAVELPREIQSLETSEDQLSEPRSPANGDYRDTGMVLVNPFCQETLFVGNDQVSEI
- the TMEM108 gene encoding transmembrane protein 108 isoform X2, encoding MKRSLQALYCQLLSFLLILALTEALVFATQEPSPRESLQVLPSGTTPGTMVTESLSSTRHSSMATAPTSVVTLTPYPDGPSSQAAAPMAMTAPHPDGHPPTNTISTIMATATTPHSEGPLPTGPLPTAMATTSSPSEGRPQGEAAPTILLTKPTGASSRPTTAPTRATTRRPPRPPGSSRKGAGSSSRSVLPAPSGHSGRKEGQRGRNQSSTHLGQKRPLGKIFQIYKGNFTGSVETDPSTLTPRNPLWGSSSSPQPQTVTTTMAPSRTSWAPPTNPLVPAEDKPGLSRADQGGGSTFTSQGEEPDTTVASGAPASPQPAPVPSQRPRGDPQDGPSHSDSWLTVTPGTDRPPSTSSGVFTATAGPTQAAFNASVSAPSKGIPQGTSSTSQAPAHPTGGSESTVFQAKEEATATPTMTNRVPSPLSTVVSTATGNFLNRLVPAGTWKPGTAGNISHVAEGDKPQHRATICLSKMDIAWVILAISVPISSCSVLLTVCCLRRKKKTANPENNLSYWNNAITMDYFNKHAVELPREIQSLETSEDQLSEPRSPANGDYRDTGMVLVNPFCQETLFVGNDQVSEI
- the TMEM108 gene encoding transmembrane protein 108 isoform X1; translation: MNSWKLCLSPPLDPPPGFLLILALTEALVFATQEPSPRESLQVLPSGTTPGTMVTESLSSTRHSSMATAPTSVVTLTPYPDGPSSQAAAPMAMTAPHPDGHPPTNTISTIMATATTPHSEGPLPTGPLPTAMATTSSPSEGRPQGEAAPTILLTKPTGASSRPTTAPTRATTRRPPRPPGSSRKGAGSSSRSVLPAPSGHSGRKEGQRGRNQSSTHLGQKRPLGKIFQIYKGNFTGSVETDPSTLTPRNPLWGSSSSPQPQTVTTTMAPSRTSWAPPTNPLVPAEDKPGLSRADQGGGSTFTSQGEEPDTTVASGAPASPQPAPVPSQRPRGDPQDGPSHSDSWLTVTPGTDRPPSTSSGVFTATAGPTQAAFNASVSAPSKGIPQGTSSTSQAPAHPTGGSESTVFQAKEEATATPTMTNRVPSPLSTVVSTATGNFLNRLVPAGTWKPGTAGNISHVAEGDKPQHRATICLSKMDIAWVILAISVPISSCSVLLTVCCLRRKKKTANPENNLSYWNNAITMDYFNKHAVELPREIQSLETSEDQLSEPRSPANGDYRDTGMVLVNPFCQETLFVGNDQVSEI